Proteins encoded together in one Carya illinoinensis cultivar Pawnee chromosome 3, C.illinoinensisPawnee_v1, whole genome shotgun sequence window:
- the LOC122305475 gene encoding nuclear pore complex protein NUP133 isoform X1 — translation MFSPGIRRSNVSSRNERNQGHTVLHSPITPLSENRRSFLQNSVPDRPSTGTPAPWAPRLSVLARIPPVNRSETGDEADPIKPVYVGEFPQVIRDEQASLLQKRVPDDAFISGGMEKGTSLAWIIIGNRLFIWNYLSPTASMKCVVLEIPLNALENRDINSTDRNCWLLCVVNWESTSRRTKKVAKHCNSAGVVLCNQNTRTIIYWPEVYSEGRTAPVTSFASSEELEVTSSHENGKATPNKQRQRIRCGNNSTGWSSLNSLMASALPGSQHSCVALACCSNGELWQFHCSPTGIHRKKIYEDKLTLPSQGSDGGQILWSKGYPRSLIWRFSHVSTEGSNREFFLLTDREIQCFSIDMKLDIRVSKLWSHEIIGTDGDAGIRKDLAGQKRIWPLDLQVDDHGKVITILVATFCKDRVSGSSYTQYSLLTMQYKSGVSMEPAHERILEKKAPIQVIIPKARVEDEDFLFSMRLRIGGKPSGSAIILSGDGTATVAHYYRNSTHLYQFDLPYDAGKVLDASVLLSSDDGEEGPWVVLTEKAGIWAIPEKAVVLGGVEPPERSLSRKGSSNERSAQEETRNLTFLGNIAPRRASSEAWDAGERQTGAFTGVVRRTGPDEESETLLSHLFHDFLSSGQVDGSLEKLKSSGAFERDGETSVFARMSKSIVDTLAKHWTTTRGAEILAMAVVSTQLMDKQQKHKAFLQFLALSKCHEELCSRQRYSLRIILEHGEKLAGMIQLRELQNVIGEKRSTGVGSSHPSAERRALWDLIQLVGERARRNTVLLMDRDNAEVFYSKVSDLEEVFYCLDRHLDYVISIEQPLWIQIQRACELSNACATIVREAMHYRNENNLWYPPPEGLTPWYCQPVVRNGMWSIASFMLQLLNETSGVELSVKSDLYTHLEVLTEVLLETYAGAVTAKVERGEEHKGLLDEFWSRRDTLLDSLYQQVQDFVDGRHQDLNRGFEEQKEEIRRKLSLHLLSIAKQHECYRTLWRICCDLNDAALLRNLMHESMGPNGGFSYFVFKELYEKRQVSKVLRLGEEFPEELSIFLRQHQELLWLHEVFLNQFSSASEILHVLALSCDQNSISASEEQADLDSIDFKPKLVDRKRLLNLSKIAAWAATGKDADSETKLKRIEADRKILKLQEEIMLLLPTDEEKQYVERQLLHPEDLIKLCLKGQNAKLSLCAFDVFAWTGSSFRKTHRNLMEECWKNAADQDDWSQIYQASIAQGWSDEETLQNLRETMLFLASSRCYGPNAETFGEGFAEVMLLRRENVEPFSRDPGASVETILMQHKDFPEAGKLMLAAITLGGVQDNTRLEEGPSPME, via the exons AATTCCACCAGTGAACAGAAGTGAGACAGGGGATGAGGCAGATCCAATTAAGCCCGTATATGTTGGAGAGTTTCCACAAGTGATCCGTGATGAACAGGCCAGTTTGCTGCAGAAGCGTGTTCCTG ATGATGCTTTTATATCTGGTGGAATGGAAAAGGGAACATCCCTTGCTTGGATTATCATTGGAAACAGACTCTTCATTTGGAATTACTTATCACCTACTGCTTCAATGAAATGCGTTGTTCTTGAAATCCCTTTGAATGCATTAGAGAACAGAGATATTAACAGTACTGACCGGAACTGTTGGTTGCTTTGTGTTGTCAATTGGGAAAGCACATCTAGGAGAACAAAGAAAGTTGCGAAACATTGCAATTCTGCTGGCGttgttttgtgtaaccaaaacACTCGAACTATCATATATTGGCCTGAAGTATATTCTGAAGGTAGAACTGCTCCTGTTACTAGTTTTGCATCTTCTGAGGAGTTAGAGGTGACTTCTTCACATGAAAATGGAAAGGCCACCCCAAACAAGCAGCGACAACGTATTAGATGCGGAAATAACTCAACTGGATGGAGCTCACTGAACTCTTTGATGGCTTCTGCATTACCTGGTTCTCAGCACTCCTGCGTTGCCCTTGCATGCTGTTCGAATGGTGAGCTTTGGCAGTTTCACTGCAGTCCCACTGGCATTCACCGTAAGAAAATATACGAGGATAAACTGACTTTACCATCCCAGGGTAGTGACGGTGGTCAAATTTTATGGAGCAAGGGGTATCCTAGGTCATTGATCTGGCGTTTTTCACATGTTTCTACAGAGGGCTCAAATAGAGAGTTTTTTCTGCTGACTGATCGTGAGATACAGTGCTTTAGcattgatatgaaacttgataTACGGGTGTCAAAGCTCTGGTCCCATGAAATTATTGGTACAGATGGTGATGCGGGGATCAGGAAGGATCTGGCTGGTCAGAAGCGAATATGGCCTCTTGATTTGCAGGTGGATGATCACGGAAAAGTGATTACCATTCTGGTTGCCACCTTCTGTAAGGATCGGGTCAGTGGTTCAAGCTACACACAGTATTCTCTTCTGACCATGCAATATAAATCTGGGGTGAGTATGGAGCCTGCACATGAAAGGATTCTGGAGAAAAAAGCTCCAATCCAAGTAATAATTCCAAAAGCAAGAGTAGAAGATGAAGATTTCTTGTTCTCAATGAGACTTCGAATAGGAGGCAAGCCTTCAGGATCAGCAATCATACTTTCTGGTGACGGAACGGCAACGGTCGCCCATTATTATCGAAACTCAACTCACCTCTATCAGTTTGACCTGCCTTATGATGCTGGAAAAGTTCTAGATGCTTCAGTTCTTCTTTCTTCAGATGATGGGGAAGAAGGGCCATGGGTTGTACTAACCGAGAAAGCAGGAATATGGGCAATACCTGAAAAGGCTGTTGTACTTGGTGGAGTTGAACCACCTGAGCGAAGCTTGTCACGTAAGGGGAGCTCAAATGAAAGATCTGCTCAAGAAGAGACACGGAACCTTACATTTTTGGGCAATATTGCTCCTAGAAGGGCTAGTTCTGAAGCATGGGATGCTGGAGAAAGACAAACGGGGGCTTTTACTGGGGTTGTACGTCGAACTGGCCCAGATGAAGAGTCAGAAACTTTGCTTAGTCATcttttccatgattttctttcatCTGGACAGGTTGATGGTTCACTGGAAAAGCTAAAAAGCTCTGGGGCATTTGAAAGGGATGGAGAAACAAGTGTTTTTGCACGGATGAGCAAATCAATTGTTGACACCTTAGCTAAACACTGGACTACAACCAGAGGTGCTGAGATTTTGGCCATGGCTGTTGTATCTACCCAACTCATGGATAAGCAGCAGAAGCATAAAGCATTTCTTCAGTTTCTGGCATTATCCAAATGCCATGAGGAGCTGTGTTCTAGACAGA GATATTCATTGCGAATTATCTTGGAACATGGTGAAAAGCTTGCTGGGATGATTCAATTGAGAGAACTGCAAAATGTGATTGGAGAGAAGCGTTCAACTGGAGTTGGCTCCTCCCATCCAAGTGCAGAACGCCGTGCTCTTTGGGATCTTATTCAATTAGTTGGTGAGAGAGCCCGCCGAAATACAGTTCTTCTCATGGACAGAGATAATGCTGAGGTGTTCTATAGTAAGGTTTCCGATCTTGAAGAAGTATTTTATTGCTTAGACAGACATCTTGATTATGTAATAAGCATAGAGCAACCGCTTTGGATTCAGATCCAAAGAGCTTGTGAGCTCTCAAATGCTTGTGCCACTATAGTTCGCGAGGCCATGCACTACAGAAATGAGAATAACTTGTGGTACCCACCACCCGAAGGCTTGACGCCATGGTATTGTCAACCTGTGGTACGCAATGGGATGTGGAGCATCGCTTCCTTCATGCTTCAGCTGTTGAATGAAACATCTGGAGTTGAGTTGTCAGTGAAATCAGATCTGTATACCCATCTAGAAGTACTGACTGAGGTTCTACTTGAGACATATGCTGGTGCTGTCACAGCTAAGGTTGAGCGTGGTGAAGAACACAAAGGTCTATTAGATGAGTTCTGGAGTAGAAGGGATACACTCCTGGACTCCCTTTATCAACAAGTTCAAGATTTTGTGGATGGCAGGCATCAG GATCTAAATAGAGGATTTGAAGAGCAAAAAGAAGAAATCCGTAGGAAGCTTTCTTTGCACTTGCTATCCATTGCAAAACAGCATGAATGCTACAGAACTTTGTGGAGAATATGCTGTGACCTCAATGATGCGGCCCTACTTAGAAATCTTATG CACGAGAGCATGGGACCTAACGGAGGCTTTAGTTACTTCGTCTTTAAAGAACTGTATGAGAAGAGACAAGTTTCCAAGGTTCTAAGGCTTGGGGAAGAGTTCCCAGAGGAGTTATCTATCTTTCTAAGACAGCACCAGGAGCTTCTTTGGCTTCACGAAGTGTTCCTGAATCAATTTTCTTCAGCTTCAGAAATTCTTCATGTATTAGCTCTTTCTTGTGATCAAAATTCTATTTCAGCTTCTGAAGAGCAGGCAGACCTTGACAGTATTGATTTCAAACCCAAATTGGTGGACAGAAAGCGCCTTTTGAATCTCTCAAAGATAGCTGCATGGGCAG CCACAGGTAAGGATGCTGATTCTGAGACAAAGTTGAAGCGCATTGAAGCTGAtaggaaaattttgaaattgcaG GAAGAAATTATGCTACTCCTTCCTACTGACgaagaaaagcaatatgttGAAAGGCAGCTCCTACATCCAGAAGATCTTATTAAGCTGTGCCTTAAAGGTCAAAACGCAAAGCTCTCCTTGTGTGCTTTTGATGTGTTTGCATGGACAGGCTCCTCCTTTCGGAAAACCCACAGAAATCTCATGGAGGAGTGTTGGAAGAATGCTGCCGATCAAGATGATTGGAGTCAAATATACCAAGCATCTATTGCTCAAGGATGGAGTGATGAGGAAACCTTACAGAATCTGAGGGAAACTATGCTTTTCCTGGCTTCCAGCAGGTGTTATGGACCCAATGCAGAAACCTTTGGAGAAGGTTTTGCCGAAGTTATGTTGTTGAGACGAGAAAATGTGGAGCCTTTTTCTAGGGATCCGGGTGCTTCTGTTGAGACCATACTGATGCAGCACAAGGATTTCCCTGAGGCAGGCAAGCTGATGCTGGCTGCTATCACTTTGGGGGGTGTACAGGACAATACCAGACTGGAAGAGGGTCCTTCTCCAATGGAATGA
- the LOC122305475 gene encoding nuclear pore complex protein NUP133 isoform X2 — MSALETSGIRGTLYFILPSLLSQRTADPFFKIRFRIDPAPVPLLLGLLACLSSPVNRSETGDEADPIKPVYVGEFPQVIRDEQASLLQKRVPDDAFISGGMEKGTSLAWIIIGNRLFIWNYLSPTASMKCVVLEIPLNALENRDINSTDRNCWLLCVVNWESTSRRTKKVAKHCNSAGVVLCNQNTRTIIYWPEVYSEGRTAPVTSFASSEELEVTSSHENGKATPNKQRQRIRCGNNSTGWSSLNSLMASALPGSQHSCVALACCSNGELWQFHCSPTGIHRKKIYEDKLTLPSQGSDGGQILWSKGYPRSLIWRFSHVSTEGSNREFFLLTDREIQCFSIDMKLDIRVSKLWSHEIIGTDGDAGIRKDLAGQKRIWPLDLQVDDHGKVITILVATFCKDRVSGSSYTQYSLLTMQYKSGVSMEPAHERILEKKAPIQVIIPKARVEDEDFLFSMRLRIGGKPSGSAIILSGDGTATVAHYYRNSTHLYQFDLPYDAGKVLDASVLLSSDDGEEGPWVVLTEKAGIWAIPEKAVVLGGVEPPERSLSRKGSSNERSAQEETRNLTFLGNIAPRRASSEAWDAGERQTGAFTGVVRRTGPDEESETLLSHLFHDFLSSGQVDGSLEKLKSSGAFERDGETSVFARMSKSIVDTLAKHWTTTRGAEILAMAVVSTQLMDKQQKHKAFLQFLALSKCHEELCSRQRYSLRIILEHGEKLAGMIQLRELQNVIGEKRSTGVGSSHPSAERRALWDLIQLVGERARRNTVLLMDRDNAEVFYSKVSDLEEVFYCLDRHLDYVISIEQPLWIQIQRACELSNACATIVREAMHYRNENNLWYPPPEGLTPWYCQPVVRNGMWSIASFMLQLLNETSGVELSVKSDLYTHLEVLTEVLLETYAGAVTAKVERGEEHKGLLDEFWSRRDTLLDSLYQQVQDFVDGRHQDLNRGFEEQKEEIRRKLSLHLLSIAKQHECYRTLWRICCDLNDAALLRNLMHESMGPNGGFSYFVFKELYEKRQVSKVLRLGEEFPEELSIFLRQHQELLWLHEVFLNQFSSASEILHVLALSCDQNSISASEEQADLDSIDFKPKLVDRKRLLNLSKIAAWAATGKDADSETKLKRIEADRKILKLQEEIMLLLPTDEEKQYVERQLLHPEDLIKLCLKGQNAKLSLCAFDVFAWTGSSFRKTHRNLMEECWKNAADQDDWSQIYQASIAQGWSDEETLQNLRETMLFLASSRCYGPNAETFGEGFAEVMLLRRENVEPFSRDPGASVETILMQHKDFPEAGKLMLAAITLGGVQDNTRLEEGPSPME, encoded by the exons TGAACAGAAGTGAGACAGGGGATGAGGCAGATCCAATTAAGCCCGTATATGTTGGAGAGTTTCCACAAGTGATCCGTGATGAACAGGCCAGTTTGCTGCAGAAGCGTGTTCCTG ATGATGCTTTTATATCTGGTGGAATGGAAAAGGGAACATCCCTTGCTTGGATTATCATTGGAAACAGACTCTTCATTTGGAATTACTTATCACCTACTGCTTCAATGAAATGCGTTGTTCTTGAAATCCCTTTGAATGCATTAGAGAACAGAGATATTAACAGTACTGACCGGAACTGTTGGTTGCTTTGTGTTGTCAATTGGGAAAGCACATCTAGGAGAACAAAGAAAGTTGCGAAACATTGCAATTCTGCTGGCGttgttttgtgtaaccaaaacACTCGAACTATCATATATTGGCCTGAAGTATATTCTGAAGGTAGAACTGCTCCTGTTACTAGTTTTGCATCTTCTGAGGAGTTAGAGGTGACTTCTTCACATGAAAATGGAAAGGCCACCCCAAACAAGCAGCGACAACGTATTAGATGCGGAAATAACTCAACTGGATGGAGCTCACTGAACTCTTTGATGGCTTCTGCATTACCTGGTTCTCAGCACTCCTGCGTTGCCCTTGCATGCTGTTCGAATGGTGAGCTTTGGCAGTTTCACTGCAGTCCCACTGGCATTCACCGTAAGAAAATATACGAGGATAAACTGACTTTACCATCCCAGGGTAGTGACGGTGGTCAAATTTTATGGAGCAAGGGGTATCCTAGGTCATTGATCTGGCGTTTTTCACATGTTTCTACAGAGGGCTCAAATAGAGAGTTTTTTCTGCTGACTGATCGTGAGATACAGTGCTTTAGcattgatatgaaacttgataTACGGGTGTCAAAGCTCTGGTCCCATGAAATTATTGGTACAGATGGTGATGCGGGGATCAGGAAGGATCTGGCTGGTCAGAAGCGAATATGGCCTCTTGATTTGCAGGTGGATGATCACGGAAAAGTGATTACCATTCTGGTTGCCACCTTCTGTAAGGATCGGGTCAGTGGTTCAAGCTACACACAGTATTCTCTTCTGACCATGCAATATAAATCTGGGGTGAGTATGGAGCCTGCACATGAAAGGATTCTGGAGAAAAAAGCTCCAATCCAAGTAATAATTCCAAAAGCAAGAGTAGAAGATGAAGATTTCTTGTTCTCAATGAGACTTCGAATAGGAGGCAAGCCTTCAGGATCAGCAATCATACTTTCTGGTGACGGAACGGCAACGGTCGCCCATTATTATCGAAACTCAACTCACCTCTATCAGTTTGACCTGCCTTATGATGCTGGAAAAGTTCTAGATGCTTCAGTTCTTCTTTCTTCAGATGATGGGGAAGAAGGGCCATGGGTTGTACTAACCGAGAAAGCAGGAATATGGGCAATACCTGAAAAGGCTGTTGTACTTGGTGGAGTTGAACCACCTGAGCGAAGCTTGTCACGTAAGGGGAGCTCAAATGAAAGATCTGCTCAAGAAGAGACACGGAACCTTACATTTTTGGGCAATATTGCTCCTAGAAGGGCTAGTTCTGAAGCATGGGATGCTGGAGAAAGACAAACGGGGGCTTTTACTGGGGTTGTACGTCGAACTGGCCCAGATGAAGAGTCAGAAACTTTGCTTAGTCATcttttccatgattttctttcatCTGGACAGGTTGATGGTTCACTGGAAAAGCTAAAAAGCTCTGGGGCATTTGAAAGGGATGGAGAAACAAGTGTTTTTGCACGGATGAGCAAATCAATTGTTGACACCTTAGCTAAACACTGGACTACAACCAGAGGTGCTGAGATTTTGGCCATGGCTGTTGTATCTACCCAACTCATGGATAAGCAGCAGAAGCATAAAGCATTTCTTCAGTTTCTGGCATTATCCAAATGCCATGAGGAGCTGTGTTCTAGACAGA GATATTCATTGCGAATTATCTTGGAACATGGTGAAAAGCTTGCTGGGATGATTCAATTGAGAGAACTGCAAAATGTGATTGGAGAGAAGCGTTCAACTGGAGTTGGCTCCTCCCATCCAAGTGCAGAACGCCGTGCTCTTTGGGATCTTATTCAATTAGTTGGTGAGAGAGCCCGCCGAAATACAGTTCTTCTCATGGACAGAGATAATGCTGAGGTGTTCTATAGTAAGGTTTCCGATCTTGAAGAAGTATTTTATTGCTTAGACAGACATCTTGATTATGTAATAAGCATAGAGCAACCGCTTTGGATTCAGATCCAAAGAGCTTGTGAGCTCTCAAATGCTTGTGCCACTATAGTTCGCGAGGCCATGCACTACAGAAATGAGAATAACTTGTGGTACCCACCACCCGAAGGCTTGACGCCATGGTATTGTCAACCTGTGGTACGCAATGGGATGTGGAGCATCGCTTCCTTCATGCTTCAGCTGTTGAATGAAACATCTGGAGTTGAGTTGTCAGTGAAATCAGATCTGTATACCCATCTAGAAGTACTGACTGAGGTTCTACTTGAGACATATGCTGGTGCTGTCACAGCTAAGGTTGAGCGTGGTGAAGAACACAAAGGTCTATTAGATGAGTTCTGGAGTAGAAGGGATACACTCCTGGACTCCCTTTATCAACAAGTTCAAGATTTTGTGGATGGCAGGCATCAG GATCTAAATAGAGGATTTGAAGAGCAAAAAGAAGAAATCCGTAGGAAGCTTTCTTTGCACTTGCTATCCATTGCAAAACAGCATGAATGCTACAGAACTTTGTGGAGAATATGCTGTGACCTCAATGATGCGGCCCTACTTAGAAATCTTATG CACGAGAGCATGGGACCTAACGGAGGCTTTAGTTACTTCGTCTTTAAAGAACTGTATGAGAAGAGACAAGTTTCCAAGGTTCTAAGGCTTGGGGAAGAGTTCCCAGAGGAGTTATCTATCTTTCTAAGACAGCACCAGGAGCTTCTTTGGCTTCACGAAGTGTTCCTGAATCAATTTTCTTCAGCTTCAGAAATTCTTCATGTATTAGCTCTTTCTTGTGATCAAAATTCTATTTCAGCTTCTGAAGAGCAGGCAGACCTTGACAGTATTGATTTCAAACCCAAATTGGTGGACAGAAAGCGCCTTTTGAATCTCTCAAAGATAGCTGCATGGGCAG CCACAGGTAAGGATGCTGATTCTGAGACAAAGTTGAAGCGCATTGAAGCTGAtaggaaaattttgaaattgcaG GAAGAAATTATGCTACTCCTTCCTACTGACgaagaaaagcaatatgttGAAAGGCAGCTCCTACATCCAGAAGATCTTATTAAGCTGTGCCTTAAAGGTCAAAACGCAAAGCTCTCCTTGTGTGCTTTTGATGTGTTTGCATGGACAGGCTCCTCCTTTCGGAAAACCCACAGAAATCTCATGGAGGAGTGTTGGAAGAATGCTGCCGATCAAGATGATTGGAGTCAAATATACCAAGCATCTATTGCTCAAGGATGGAGTGATGAGGAAACCTTACAGAATCTGAGGGAAACTATGCTTTTCCTGGCTTCCAGCAGGTGTTATGGACCCAATGCAGAAACCTTTGGAGAAGGTTTTGCCGAAGTTATGTTGTTGAGACGAGAAAATGTGGAGCCTTTTTCTAGGGATCCGGGTGCTTCTGTTGAGACCATACTGATGCAGCACAAGGATTTCCCTGAGGCAGGCAAGCTGATGCTGGCTGCTATCACTTTGGGGGGTGTACAGGACAATACCAGACTGGAAGAGGGTCCTTCTCCAATGGAATGA